TACTGTTTCTTAGAATCTCTAAATTAATATCGTCAATTTCTCCTATTAAAGTAAATGGCGCTACTCCTAAATCCTTTGTAAATATCCAAACTTCGTTATTGAATAATGTTACACTGTTTTTAAATATTTTAGTATAAGACTTTGGAATTTCACTTTGAACTTTCTCTTTTGGTATGCAAACTATAGCATAGTCTTTAGACTTTTCTACTATAAAAGTTGATTGTAATAAGCTTTTTGCCCTTTCATCGTATAACTTTATTTTTATTTTATTTGACTTAAATGCTTCTGAAACTTCAATTAACCACTTTTCCTCTGGTATAGGATCTCCTATCAAAACTCTATCAACATACCTTGATAGAAAGGAAGTGGAAGTGAAGGGATCGGAAAACCTTAGCATTTCTAGAGTTGTCCTCAAGTTAAATTTAGGATTTGAAATAAATGCACCTATTTCAATTCCCCTATCTTTGAAAACCTTTGTTTTCTCCTCGAAGATCTTTAATGAAATCCCACTGTAAAGTACGGGATAATAATTGTGGGTAGCTTTTACCCTCTCTAAGTTAACCTGGGAAAGAATATAATCAATCTCTTTTTCAGAAATTTCGAAAGGGTTTAATTCGACAATCTTTTGCTTTGCCATTTCTACTATTTGTTCTTTTGTAAAGCCATAATCCGCTCTTACTCCCTTAAATTTTAGTTTAGAAATTTCTTGAGGTGATATTCCTAAAGTTGAAAGTATTTCTGGGTTTATATCAACGAAAGTGTAATAGTCCTCACTCTCTTTTAAGAACTCTTGAGCTATTGTATAAGATTCTATAATCGAAGTTTTCCAGTGGGTTCCTGGTCCAATACCAAAGAATATTTCTGAGAAACCATAATTTTTAGCAATTCTGATAATTTTTAGTTGCTCATCTTTTATTTCCTTCC
The nucleotide sequence above comes from Sulfurisphaera javensis. Encoded proteins:
- a CDS encoding MupG family TIM beta-alpha barrel fold protein, whose amino-acid sequence is MKKKIGFSVFPGWKEIKDEQLKIIRIAKNYGFSEIFFGIGPGTHWKTSIIESYTIAQEFLKESEDYYTFVDINPEILSTLGISPQEISKLKFKGVRADYGFTKEQIVEMAKQKIVELNPFEISEKEIDYILSQVNLERVKATHNYYPVLYSGISLKIFEEKTKVFKDRGIEIGAFISNPKFNLRTTLEMLRFSDPFTSTSFLSRYVDRVLIGDPIPEEKWLIEVSEAFKSNKIKIKLYDERAKSLLQSTFIVEKSKDYAIVCIPKEKVQSEIPKSYTKIFKNSVTLFNNEVWIFTKDLGVAPFTLIGEIDDINLEILRNSNEVTFKLE